The Streptomyces laurentii genome contains a region encoding:
- a CDS encoding SGNH hydrolase (SGNH hydrolase [Amycolatopsis mediterranei U32];~SGNH_hydrolase subfamily, similarto the putative arylesterase/acylhydrolase from the rumen anaerobe Prevotella bryantii XynE. The P. bryantii XynE gene is located in a xylanase gene cluster. SGNH hydrolases are a diverse family of lipases and esterases; cd01830;~catalytic triad [active];~identified by MetaGeneAnnotator; putative;~oxyanion hole [active]), whose protein sequence is MSVALPADGRAGTSAVQPGTTRKVTFGGRASTVVPVGAQAVSDPLDLGLRPGSNLTVTLYLADGQASDAVTSHPGSRTTSYMTSGNHVDDPDLGGAATTAHWYFLSGVEVLSKPAGAAAVVVGDSLTDGRGSTTDGNDRWPDRLLARLHARPETSGVAVLNQAAGGNRVLNDGLGPNASARFDRDVLAQSGVGWLILFEGVNDIGTADATEAAQRKVAEDLIAAYDQLVVRAHAQGILVYGATLTPFGGNSGYDDPDGHREAARQTVNRWIRTSGRFDTVLDFDRAVRDPERPRRLREAWDTGDHLHLNPAGYQALADAVPVRLFGPRRTSACARPGVGPTILEGGPTAPKGTGSP, encoded by the coding sequence GTGTCGGTGGCCCTCCCGGCCGACGGCCGCGCCGGAACCAGCGCCGTCCAGCCGGGCACCACCCGGAAGGTCACCTTCGGCGGCCGCGCCTCCACCGTGGTCCCGGTGGGCGCGCAGGCCGTATCCGATCCGCTGGACCTCGGCCTGCGGCCGGGCTCCAACCTCACGGTGACCCTCTACCTGGCCGACGGCCAGGCCTCGGACGCCGTCACCTCGCATCCGGGCTCGCGCACCACGTCGTACATGACGAGCGGAAACCACGTCGACGACCCGGATCTCGGCGGAGCGGCCACCACCGCCCACTGGTACTTCCTCAGCGGCGTGGAGGTCCTCTCGAAGCCCGCCGGCGCGGCCGCCGTCGTGGTGGGCGACTCGCTGACCGACGGCCGGGGCTCCACCACCGACGGCAACGACCGGTGGCCGGACCGGCTCCTCGCCCGGCTGCACGCGCGCCCCGAGACCTCCGGCGTCGCGGTCCTCAACCAGGCGGCCGGCGGCAACCGCGTCCTGAACGACGGCCTCGGCCCCAACGCGTCGGCCCGCTTCGACCGCGACGTCCTGGCCCAGAGCGGCGTCGGCTGGCTGATCCTCTTCGAGGGCGTCAACGACATCGGCACCGCCGACGCCACCGAGGCCGCGCAGCGGAAGGTCGCGGAGGATCTGATCGCCGCCTACGACCAGCTCGTCGTACGGGCGCACGCGCAGGGCATCTTGGTGTACGGGGCCACGCTGACGCCCTTCGGCGGCAACAGCGGCTACGACGACCCGGACGGTCACCGCGAGGCGGCACGGCAGACGGTCAACCGATGGATCCGTACGAGCGGCCGGTTCGACACCGTCCTCGACTTCGACCGGGCGGTCCGCGACCCGGAGCGGCCCCGGCGGCTGCGGGAGGCCTGGGACACCGGCGACCATCTGCACCTGAACCCGGCCGGCTACCAGGCGCTGGCCGACGCGGTGCCGGTCCGGCTGTTCGGACCGCGCCGGACGTCGGCCTGCGCTAGACCGGGGGTCGGGCCGACAATCCTCGAAGGGGGACCAACGGCACCGAAAGGCACAGGGTCGCCATGA
- a CDS encoding lipolytic enzyme, G-D-S-L (identified by MetaGeneAnnotator; putative;~lipolytic enzyme, G-D-S-L [Streptomyces himastatinicus ATCC53653];~truncated CDS): protein MGRSSALAVSLATAAVLAVGGLTTSPAADSERGATNAAPAAAARSAAATASGHWVNTWTSMPQPTEPGNMPPAPFTQPGKVLADSTLRQTVHVSTGG, encoded by the coding sequence ATGGGCCGATCCTCCGCACTCGCGGTCAGCCTGGCCACCGCGGCCGTCCTCGCCGTCGGCGGTCTCACCACCTCGCCCGCCGCCGACAGTGAGCGCGGCGCGACGAACGCGGCCCCGGCCGCCGCCGCGCGATCCGCGGCGGCGACGGCGTCCGGGCACTGGGTGAACACCTGGACCTCGATGCCCCAGCCGACCGAGCCCGGCAACATGCCTCCGGCGCCGTTCACCCAGCCGGGCAAGGTCCTCGCCGACAGCACACTGCGCCAGACCGTGCACGTCTCGACCGGCGGATAG
- a CDS encoding hypothetical protein (identified by MetaGeneAnnotator; putative;~sequence version:1), with the protein MPLTVTGPDGRPITVQVPVDHPDVPRRRLRGFVEARGHVSIEADHYTRALGGGGVTWRRVPGIGRTGSGMEPFPVAAPRRTPGRGDSPRLDCTVTLFTTGLVTVSAYLSPRNDVPANGGLAYAVSFDDDPPQTVNITRATGSDDGTMNAQWQRNTSDNVNVTTTAHHITAAGVHVLTFWMVDPTVVLQNLVVDTGGLKPSYLGPPESLRLR; encoded by the coding sequence GTGCCGCTCACCGTCACCGGTCCCGACGGCCGGCCGATCACGGTCCAGGTCCCGGTGGACCACCCCGACGTGCCCCGGCGGCGGCTGCGCGGATTCGTCGAGGCGCGCGGCCACGTCTCCATCGAGGCCGACCACTACACGCGCGCCCTCGGCGGGGGCGGCGTGACCTGGCGGCGCGTCCCCGGGATCGGCAGGACCGGATCGGGCATGGAGCCCTTCCCGGTCGCCGCTCCCCGGCGGACCCCGGGCCGCGGCGACAGCCCCCGCCTCGACTGCACCGTCACCCTCTTCACGACCGGCCTGGTCACGGTGTCCGCGTATCTGTCGCCCCGCAACGACGTGCCGGCGAACGGCGGTCTCGCCTACGCCGTCTCCTTCGACGACGACCCGCCGCAGACCGTGAACATCACCCGGGCCACCGGCTCCGACGACGGCACGATGAACGCGCAGTGGCAGCGGAACACCTCCGACAACGTGAACGTCACCACGACCGCCCACCACATCACCGCGGCCGGGGTCCACGTCCTCACGTTCTGGATGGTCGACCCCACCGTCGTGCTGCAGAACCTCGTCGTGGACACCGGTGGCCTCAAGCCCAGTTACCTCGGCCCGCCCGAGAGCCTCCGGCTGCGCTGA
- a CDS encoding hypothetical protein (identified by MetaGeneAnnotator; putative;~sequence version:1) — MRSAPADQAQAQAQAQAQAHDQAQGRGRGRGRGRAGWRTVPRGGKATAIGRSRGQIFERVSIKFPEGFGKMTRNVRVGSTDRQPLARQLPRRALPWGPVD; from the coding sequence GTGCGTTCTGCTCCCGCGGACCAGGCCCAGGCCCAGGCCCAGGCCCAGGCCCAGGCCCACGACCAGGCCCAGGGCCGGGGCCGGGGCCGGGGCCGGGGCCGAGCCGGTTGGCGCACTGTTCCGCGTGGGGGAAAGGCGACCGCCATCGGCCGGTCGCGAGGCCAGATTTTCGAAAGAGTTTCGATCAAATTCCCGGAAGGTTTCGGGAAGATGACGCGCAACGTTAGGGTCGGCTCGACGGACCGTCAACCCCTTGCGCGTCAACTGCCCCGCCGCGCGCTGCCGTGGGGGCCGGTCGATTGA
- a CDS encoding cellulose-binding family II protein (Cellulose binding domain; pfam00553;~KEGG: cai:Caci_4289 cellulose-binding family II; PFAM: cellulose-binding family II; Fibronectin type III domain protein; SMART: cellulose-binding family II; Fibronectin type III domain protein;~cellulose-binding family II protein [Streptomyces flavogriseus ATCC33331];~identified by MetaGeneAnnotator; putative): MASMALAVAAAALPLSTPASADPAATDATGDTTVTVDASAGLGTVDPAALGANTAIWDGYMNDPEVASLYRAAGIGSLRYPGGSYADIYHWVDNTAPGGYVAPGTDFDAFMGTVRASGAQPILIANYGSGTPKEAADWVRYANVTKEYGAKYWEIGNEIYGNGVYGSGWENDTHADKSPNQYAREVKAYAAAMKAVDPTVRIGAVLTMPGNWPDGVVAAGDTADWNHTVLAAVARDTDFVSVHWYPNTSSGDQSLAVVRQLPGELREVRSLLDRYAGADSARIGIAMTEANSNAGGGAFTSRPNGLFAAEAMMTALENGVFTVDWWDTHNGAGAISTVNGETDHGDMGMLSNGSCTGGVCEPAVNTPFAPYYGIKTLGALSDPGDTMVASGASGPEVSSHAVLRAGGDLSVLLLNKSAGAAHTVDLRYAGFTPASGAPDVQRWAPGDDGPVDAPGTATAASATLAPYSLTVLTMHPKSGTGSSAATVGAPGAPRTTAVAADSATLSWPAATGPVDRYEVYEQLGARSQLLGSSTGTSVTIPNLPAGSRHAVNVLARDQAGRLSRPSVPLTFTTGTPGGSTCTVSYRVTSGWGNGFVSDLVVSNVGPAAADGWTLTFDWPSAGQSVSSAWNANVTSQGQRVHVTNGEDNGRLAPNGGNSATFGFVGGNDGANPSPTAFTLNGTVCRTIS, encoded by the coding sequence ATGGCCTCGATGGCCCTGGCCGTCGCGGCCGCGGCGCTGCCGCTGTCGACACCCGCCTCGGCCGACCCGGCCGCCACGGACGCCACAGGCGACACCACGGTCACGGTCGACGCGAGCGCGGGCCTGGGCACCGTCGACCCCGCCGCGCTCGGCGCCAACACCGCCATCTGGGACGGGTACATGAACGACCCCGAGGTGGCGTCCCTGTACCGGGCCGCGGGGATCGGCTCGCTGCGCTACCCGGGCGGCTCCTACGCCGACATCTACCACTGGGTCGACAACACCGCGCCCGGCGGTTACGTCGCCCCGGGCACCGACTTCGACGCCTTCATGGGCACGGTGCGGGCCTCCGGCGCCCAGCCGATCCTCATCGCCAACTACGGCTCCGGTACGCCGAAAGAGGCCGCCGACTGGGTCCGGTACGCCAACGTCACCAAGGAGTACGGCGCGAAGTACTGGGAGATCGGCAACGAGATCTACGGCAACGGCGTCTACGGCAGCGGCTGGGAGAACGACACCCACGCCGACAAGTCGCCGAACCAGTACGCCCGCGAGGTCAAGGCGTACGCCGCGGCCATGAAGGCGGTCGACCCGACCGTCAGGATCGGTGCGGTGCTCACCATGCCCGGCAACTGGCCGGACGGCGTCGTGGCCGCCGGCGACACCGCCGACTGGAACCACACCGTGCTCGCCGCCGTCGCCCGCGACACCGACTTCGTGAGCGTCCACTGGTACCCCAACACGAGCAGCGGCGACCAATCACTCGCCGTCGTACGGCAGTTGCCCGGTGAACTGCGCGAGGTACGCAGCCTCCTCGACCGGTACGCGGGCGCCGACTCCGCCCGGATCGGCATCGCGATGACCGAGGCGAACTCCAACGCGGGCGGCGGCGCGTTCACCAGTCGCCCCAACGGCCTGTTCGCCGCCGAGGCCATGATGACCGCGCTGGAGAACGGCGTCTTCACCGTGGACTGGTGGGACACCCACAATGGTGCGGGCGCCATCAGCACCGTGAACGGCGAGACCGACCACGGCGACATGGGCATGCTCTCCAACGGCAGCTGCACCGGCGGCGTCTGCGAGCCGGCGGTGAACACCCCGTTCGCGCCGTATTACGGCATCAAGACGCTCGGCGCGCTCAGCGACCCGGGCGACACCATGGTCGCCTCGGGCGCGTCCGGCCCCGAGGTCTCGTCGCACGCGGTGCTCCGGGCCGGCGGCGACCTCAGCGTCCTGCTGCTCAACAAGAGCGCCGGCGCCGCGCACACCGTGGACCTGCGGTACGCGGGCTTCACCCCCGCCTCCGGCGCCCCCGATGTCCAGCGGTGGGCACCCGGTGACGACGGCCCGGTGGACGCGCCCGGCACCGCCACGGCCGCCTCGGCGACCCTGGCCCCGTACTCCCTCACCGTCCTGACGATGCACCCGAAGAGCGGCACGGGCTCGTCCGCCGCCACCGTGGGGGCCCCGGGCGCGCCGCGGACCACCGCGGTCGCCGCCGACAGCGCCACCCTGAGCTGGCCGGCCGCCACCGGACCGGTGGACCGGTACGAGGTCTACGAGCAGCTCGGCGCCCGCAGCCAGCTGCTCGGCTCCTCCACCGGCACCTCGGTCACCATCCCCAACCTGCCGGCCGGCTCCCGGCACGCCGTCAACGTGCTGGCCCGGGACCAGGCGGGACGCCTCTCCCGGCCGTCCGTCCCGCTGACCTTCACCACCGGTACGCCGGGCGGCAGCACCTGCACCGTCTCGTACCGGGTGACCTCCGGCTGGGGCAACGGCTTCGTGTCCGACCTCGTGGTGAGCAACGTCGGGCCCGCGGCCGCCGACGGCTGGACGCTGACCTTCGACTGGCCGTCGGCCGGGCAGTCCGTCTCCTCGGCGTGGAACGCGAACGTCACCAGTCAGGGGCAGCGGGTCCATGTGACCAACGGCGAAGACAACGGCCGGCTCGCCCCGAACGGCGGCAACTCCGCCACCTTCGGCTTCGTGGGCGGCAACGACGGCGCCAACCCGTCCCCGACGGCCTTCACCCTCAACGGAACGGTCTGCCGCACGATCTCCTGA
- a CDS encoding hypothetical protein (identified by MetaGeneAnnotator; putative;~sequence version:1), with translation MNNFTRAVAGGAAAVALAGGLLGTSAGSASADAGDCARGAVCIYPEGTGIETSKPTNAYWSRGVHQLYGQYNWHFVFNRQTDGWTVRLCKGSNGTNCGAKIEAGWAVWANLTDINSILIEP, from the coding sequence ATGAACAACTTCACGCGTGCGGTCGCGGGTGGCGCCGCGGCCGTCGCTCTCGCGGGCGGGTTGCTGGGTACGAGTGCGGGGTCGGCCTCGGCGGACGCGGGCGACTGTGCCCGAGGGGCTGTGTGCATCTACCCCGAGGGCACGGGAATCGAGACCAGCAAGCCGACCAACGCCTACTGGTCCCGTGGAGTCCACCAGCTCTACGGCCAGTACAACTGGCACTTCGTCTTCAACCGCCAGACCGACGGTTGGACCGTGCGGCTGTGCAAGGGAAGCAACGGCACGAACTGCGGGGCGAAGATCGAGGCGGGATGGGCCGTCTGGGCCAACCTCACGGACATCAACTCGATCCTCATCGAGCCGTAG
- a CDS encoding membrane spanning protein (H+ Antiporter protein; TIGR00900;~identified by MetaGeneAnnotator; putative;~membrane spanning protein [Amycolatopsis orientalis HCCB10007]) — protein MTASAEKASVLAPLRHRSFRDLVAGRTMTHCANAMAPIALAFAVLDLTGSAIDVGIVVGARSIANILLVLFGGILADRMPRALILQGSSLAAATVQAAAALALLTDAASIGVLVALSVVNGAVSALSMPASASLVPQTVPAGELRAANALSRMGVNAGMIAGASGGGMVTAVAGPGWGIAANAVVFALAALAYHGVRVPRATPAERTPARPLRELREGWQEFTERTWVWVVVLQFFVVNAVTAGGIQVLGPTLADSVYGRTAWGLVLAVQMGGALIGGFLVGRSRSRHALRIGVAVVALDALPLLALAESAPLALLVGAMFVNGLALEQFGVAWDLSLQENVPADRLARVYSYDMLGSILALPLGEMTAGLLSERFGIRTTLLGGGCLIALATVAALCSKDVRSLTVGTGHSEVVAPAASSTKTATTAKAAEPERSPAP, from the coding sequence GTGACCGCGTCCGCCGAGAAGGCCTCCGTGCTGGCACCGCTGCGGCACCGGAGCTTCCGCGATCTGGTGGCCGGCCGGACGATGACGCACTGCGCCAACGCCATGGCGCCCATCGCGCTGGCCTTCGCCGTGCTCGACCTGACCGGCTCCGCGATCGACGTCGGAATCGTCGTCGGCGCGCGGTCGATCGCCAATATCCTCCTCGTCCTCTTCGGCGGGATCCTCGCCGACCGGATGCCGCGCGCCCTGATCCTGCAGGGCTCCAGCCTGGCCGCGGCGACGGTGCAGGCGGCGGCCGCGCTCGCACTGCTCACCGACGCCGCCTCGATCGGCGTGCTCGTCGCGCTGAGCGTGGTGAACGGCGCGGTGTCCGCGCTGTCGATGCCCGCGTCCGCCTCGCTGGTCCCGCAGACCGTGCCGGCCGGGGAGCTGCGCGCCGCCAACGCGCTGAGCCGGATGGGCGTGAACGCCGGCATGATCGCCGGAGCCTCCGGCGGCGGCATGGTCACGGCCGTCGCCGGCCCCGGCTGGGGCATCGCCGCCAACGCCGTCGTGTTCGCCCTCGCCGCCCTCGCCTATCACGGCGTACGGGTACCCCGGGCCACACCGGCGGAGCGGACCCCGGCCCGGCCACTGCGTGAACTCCGGGAGGGCTGGCAGGAGTTCACCGAGCGGACCTGGGTGTGGGTCGTGGTCCTCCAGTTCTTCGTGGTCAACGCCGTGACGGCGGGCGGCATCCAGGTGCTCGGGCCCACCCTCGCCGACAGCGTGTACGGGCGCACCGCGTGGGGGCTGGTGCTGGCGGTCCAGATGGGCGGCGCGCTCATCGGCGGTTTCCTGGTGGGCCGTTCGCGCTCCCGGCACGCTCTGCGGATCGGGGTGGCCGTGGTGGCCCTGGACGCGCTGCCGCTGCTGGCGCTGGCCGAGTCGGCGCCGCTGGCCCTGCTGGTGGGGGCGATGTTCGTCAACGGCCTCGCCCTGGAGCAGTTCGGGGTCGCCTGGGACCTGTCGCTCCAGGAGAACGTGCCGGCCGACCGGCTGGCGCGGGTCTACTCGTACGACATGCTCGGCTCGATCCTCGCCCTGCCGCTCGGCGAGATGACGGCGGGACTCCTCTCCGAACGCTTCGGCATCCGGACGACCCTGCTCGGGGGCGGCTGCCTGATCGCGCTCGCCACTGTCGCGGCGCTGTGCAGCAAGGACGTCCGCTCCCTGACCGTCGGGACGGGGCACTCGGAGGTCGTCGCCCCGGCCGCGTCGTCGACCAAGACAGCAACGACGGCCAAGGCGGCCGAGCCGGAACGGAGTCCCGCGCCCTGA
- a CDS encoding hypothetical protein (identified by MetaGeneAnnotator; putative;~sequence version:1): MDPARILLAMSATERRAELSGMRALAHPLRLRLLSLLTARSLSASEAARELGESQANISYHMRHLLAAGLLELAEETSVRGGRAKRYRHDPASGESVPAGSLADYAVLASAVSEELRRRSLELVPGAPGAFSDAEVWLPPEAWQRVRELAKELGVLLHDAARPPDTPGTVRASATLMMFEMDRKGTPE, encoded by the coding sequence GTGGATCCGGCCCGGATACTCCTGGCCATGTCCGCTACCGAACGACGCGCGGAGCTGAGCGGCATGCGCGCGCTGGCCCATCCGCTGCGCCTGCGCCTGCTGTCCCTGCTCACGGCGCGCTCCCTGAGCGCCAGCGAGGCGGCCCGTGAACTGGGCGAATCGCAGGCGAACATCAGCTACCACATGCGCCATCTGCTGGCCGCCGGCCTGCTGGAGCTGGCCGAGGAGACGTCCGTACGCGGCGGCCGGGCCAAGCGGTACCGCCACGATCCGGCGAGCGGCGAGTCCGTGCCCGCCGGATCGCTCGCCGACTACGCGGTCCTGGCCTCCGCCGTCTCCGAGGAACTGCGGCGCCGCAGCCTCGAACTGGTGCCGGGAGCGCCGGGCGCGTTCTCCGACGCCGAGGTGTGGCTGCCTCCCGAGGCGTGGCAGCGAGTGCGTGAACTCGCCAAGGAGCTGGGCGTGTTGCTGCACGACGCGGCGCGGCCGCCCGACACGCCGGGCACCGTACGCGCCAGCGCGACGCTCATGATGTTCGAGATGGACCGGAAGGGGACCCCGGAGTGA
- a CDS encoding hypothetical protein (identified by MetaGeneAnnotator; putative;~sequence version:1), producing MATGLPEIVELLGEPRFNWSDPVPWTELEREFGVGLPADFRAIVDAYGSVLVNGQLYLIHPAGHLLHSLGDTIRRDLELWRDEDMVEYLPSAVGSAPGELMPVATATTGEAVFLRVPDDAASPWRVVVQEFDSPAWTLYELTFGEWLLAYLRGRDVTLCVRDRAPDGPSYTFLP from the coding sequence ATGGCGACGGGACTTCCGGAGATCGTGGAGCTGCTGGGCGAACCCCGGTTCAACTGGTCGGATCCGGTGCCATGGACCGAACTGGAGCGGGAGTTCGGGGTCGGACTCCCCGCCGACTTCCGCGCGATCGTGGACGCCTACGGATCGGTCCTCGTCAACGGGCAGCTGTATCTGATCCATCCGGCCGGCCATCTCCTGCACAGCCTGGGCGACACGATCCGGCGGGACCTCGAACTCTGGCGCGACGAGGACATGGTGGAGTATCTGCCCAGCGCCGTCGGGTCCGCGCCGGGGGAGCTGATGCCGGTGGCGACGGCGACGACGGGCGAGGCGGTCTTCCTCCGCGTCCCCGACGACGCCGCGTCGCCCTGGCGCGTGGTGGTCCAGGAGTTCGACAGCCCGGCGTGGACGCTCTACGAGCTGACGTTCGGCGAATGGCTGCTGGCGTATCTCCGGGGCCGGGACGTGACGTTGTGCGTACGCGATCGCGCGCCCGACGGTCCGTCGTACACGTTCCTGCCCTGA
- a CDS encoding HTH-type transcriptional regulator betI (identified by MetaGeneAnnotator; putative;~sequence version:1) — MPVCEATVPSHPAHAFMTDRPATARRGLTTHLAELGVPDAARAADWVVAVGLGVMIAWLYDPEGVDPDTALDPATILAAHTPARGAEARATSR; from the coding sequence GTGCCGGTCTGCGAGGCGACCGTACCGTCGCACCCCGCCCACGCCTTCATGACCGACCGGCCGGCCACCGCGCGGCGCGGTCTGACCACCCACCTCGCGGAACTCGGCGTGCCCGACGCGGCGAGGGCCGCCGACTGGGTCGTCGCGGTCGGCCTCGGCGTCATGATCGCCTGGCTGTACGACCCGGAGGGCGTGGACCCGGACACGGCCCTCGACCCGGCCACGATCCTCGCCGCGCACACTCCCGCGCGCGGGGCGGAGGCGAGGGCCACGAGCCGCTGA
- a CDS encoding hypothetical protein (identified by MetaGeneAnnotator; putative;~sequence version:1) has protein sequence MIHARSGTDQYWKARGARSIVIVVSVPASARTTADPAGQSAGRELTRLVAGWDGLQILSLSFPGEIGIPAHLEQDETLAVTSAAGDEATAPAAPGGSPARTPDSATSDASDAPDASDASGLGTSGKRAAVVTAASHLYALHGSYETSVQAVADEAGITRAALVHLAPTKQALLDLVLTTLVTEADAEPWARHLTTRPGGGRPPTRCRSARRPYRRTPPTPS, from the coding sequence GTGATCCACGCCCGCTCCGGCACCGACCAGTACTGGAAGGCGCGCGGCGCGAGGTCGATCGTGATCGTGGTGTCGGTGCCCGCCTCCGCGCGGACGACGGCGGACCCGGCCGGCCAGAGCGCCGGGCGGGAGCTGACCCGGCTCGTCGCCGGATGGGACGGACTGCAGATCCTCTCCCTCTCCTTCCCCGGCGAGATCGGCATCCCCGCGCACCTCGAACAGGACGAGACGCTCGCGGTGACGTCCGCCGCCGGGGACGAGGCGACCGCGCCCGCCGCGCCCGGCGGCTCGCCGGCCCGTACGCCGGACAGCGCCACCTCGGACGCGTCGGACGCACCGGACGCGTCGGATGCGTCGGGCCTGGGGACCTCCGGGAAACGGGCCGCCGTCGTCACGGCGGCCTCGCACCTCTACGCCCTGCACGGCTCCTACGAGACGTCCGTGCAGGCCGTGGCCGACGAGGCGGGGATCACGCGGGCGGCGCTCGTGCACCTCGCCCCGACGAAGCAGGCCCTCCTGGACCTCGTCCTGACCACGCTCGTCACCGAGGCCGACGCCGAGCCGTGGGCCCGCCACCTCACGACCCGCCCCGGTGGCGGACGGCCGCCGACGCGGTGCCGGTCTGCGAGGCGACCGTACCGTCGCACCCCGCCCACGCCTTCATGA
- a CDS encoding hypothetical protein (Lysine Motif isa small domain involved in binding peptidoglycan; cd00118;~identified by MetaGeneAnnotator; putative;~lysozyme_like domain. This contains several members including Soluble Lytic Transglycosylases (SLT), Goose Egg-White Lysozymes (GEWL), Hen Egg-White Lysozymes (HEWL), chitinases, bacteriophage lambda lysozymes, endolysins, autolysins, and chitosanases; cl00222;~secreted peptidase [Streptomyces sp. Mg1]), whose amino-acid sequence MRGSRTPRRALFTPLTRGIALAGGIAVALPLIGATAAVAATPQASTLATKTVAVEKAAVTAAPVRYSVVAGDSLSAIAAKYAVQGGWQKVYQDNKVAIGADPMHIRPGLTLNVAPAVAKAATTAVKTVAYTNNLDGWIRESLDIMSRNGIPGTYNGIYRNVMRESSGNPLAINNWDINAINGIPSKGLLQVIDPTFRAYHVAGTALDSYDPVANITAACNYAADRYGSIDNVFGAY is encoded by the coding sequence ATGCGTGGATCCCGGACGCCCCGACGCGCCCTGTTCACCCCGCTCACCCGCGGAATCGCCCTGGCCGGCGGCATCGCCGTCGCCCTGCCGCTGATCGGTGCCACGGCCGCCGTCGCGGCCACTCCGCAGGCCTCGACGCTCGCGACCAAGACCGTCGCAGTCGAAAAGGCGGCGGTCACGGCCGCTCCCGTCCGGTATTCCGTCGTCGCCGGCGACTCGCTTTCCGCCATTGCCGCGAAGTACGCGGTGCAGGGCGGCTGGCAGAAGGTCTACCAGGACAACAAGGTGGCCATCGGCGCCGACCCGATGCACATCCGCCCGGGCTTGACCCTCAACGTCGCCCCCGCCGTCGCGAAGGCGGCCACGACCGCCGTGAAGACCGTCGCGTACACGAACAACCTCGACGGCTGGATCCGCGAGTCGCTCGACATCATGAGCCGCAACGGGATCCCCGGCACGTACAACGGCATCTACCGCAACGTCATGCGCGAGTCCTCCGGCAACCCGCTGGCCATCAACAACTGGGACATCAACGCCATCAACGGCATCCCGTCCAAGGGCCTGCTCCAGGTGATCGACCCCACCTTCCGCGCCTACCACGTGGCCGGCACCGCCCTGGACTCGTACGACCCGGTCGCCAACATCACCGCGGCCTGCAACTACGCCGCCGACCGCTACGGCTCCATCGACAACGTCTTCGGCGCCTACTGA